One stretch of Spirochaetota bacterium DNA includes these proteins:
- a CDS encoding sialate O-acetylesterase: protein MSSSIRPFIAVLFLVCGTALFPDIKLHGLFSDNMVMQRDIAVAVYGIADEGEKVTVEINGQKVEAVTGAEGTWKVMLKPMKAGGPFTMTVKGNNTITLKNILIGDVWICTGQSNMQTSIKYYRTYENGIFTMFADIPGDYSNTMLRLFKVNTGAADVPRLNVVKDRAYNGWCEAAGAYIDDFSATGFFFGKRLAAESGVPIGLIMSTVGGTDAESWVSPDVLEAKPDYAPYLANYASAVSNYPAAYIRFTNEMAAWNEKRKAGVKDLPRPPTEPMGTNNLKRPSGLYHYMLAPLQGFAIRGAIWYQGENNAGRFSSYRAIMTDLIQSWRAQWGIPNFPFYYVQLAGYMSMNSNTEDPSWAYLREAQTETLALTNTGMALALDGGLEKNIHPPYKELVGNRLAALALANVYGKKIVPSGPMFRSFKVDGDKAIVTFSGIGGGLIASNVTLDSYELTSGKLSGFAVCGADKKFKWADAVIKGDSVICTSKEVSKPINIRYAWANFPLANLYNKEGFPAVPFRTDTYAPGEVLKVGGIAMGKPFVCSHPNSSQYAIGSYGGLTDGLLDDNARTIFSTDGSMTFPKNVTIDLKGSFTVDTIRVYNSAQGGTKNVSVQVSSDGASFTEVGKTEFKNYTMDVYELKGLSLKNVSQVRIVFENVHEISIWKKVNGFVLIRELEVQGIPGK, encoded by the coding sequence ATGTCATCGTCAATACGTCCATTCATCGCCGTTCTATTTCTCGTCTGCGGCACAGCCCTTTTTCCCGATATAAAACTGCACGGCCTTTTTTCCGACAACATGGTGATGCAGCGCGACATCGCCGTCGCGGTTTACGGCATAGCGGATGAGGGCGAGAAGGTCACCGTAGAGATCAACGGACAGAAGGTTGAAGCGGTGACCGGCGCCGAAGGCACGTGGAAGGTGATGTTAAAACCGATGAAAGCCGGCGGTCCGTTCACCATGACGGTGAAAGGCAATAATACCATCACCCTGAAGAACATTCTCATCGGCGATGTGTGGATATGCACCGGCCAATCGAATATGCAGACGTCGATAAAGTACTATCGCACCTATGAGAACGGCATTTTCACCATGTTCGCGGATATCCCGGGCGATTACAGCAATACGATGCTCCGCCTCTTCAAGGTGAACACCGGCGCAGCCGATGTACCGCGACTGAATGTAGTGAAGGACAGAGCGTACAACGGATGGTGCGAGGCCGCCGGTGCATATATCGATGATTTCTCGGCGACCGGTTTCTTTTTCGGCAAACGCCTCGCCGCTGAGAGCGGCGTGCCCATCGGGCTTATCATGTCCACGGTAGGCGGCACCGACGCTGAATCGTGGGTATCGCCCGATGTACTTGAGGCAAAACCCGACTATGCGCCGTATCTCGCCAATTATGCATCGGCGGTATCGAATTACCCCGCCGCGTACATACGTTTTACGAATGAAATGGCGGCATGGAACGAGAAGCGCAAAGCAGGCGTAAAGGACCTCCCTCGTCCGCCGACCGAGCCCATGGGCACGAACAATCTGAAACGCCCGTCGGGACTGTATCATTACATGCTGGCGCCGCTCCAGGGGTTCGCGATACGCGGGGCGATATGGTATCAGGGCGAAAATAACGCGGGACGATTTTCCTCCTACCGCGCGATCATGACCGATCTCATACAGTCATGGCGTGCGCAGTGGGGCATCCCCAATTTCCCGTTCTATTACGTGCAGCTGGCCGGTTACATGTCAATGAACTCGAATACGGAAGATCCAAGCTGGGCGTATCTCCGCGAGGCGCAGACAGAGACCCTCGCGCTCACCAACACAGGCATGGCGCTCGCACTGGACGGCGGGCTCGAAAAGAACATTCACCCGCCGTACAAGGAACTTGTGGGGAATCGCCTTGCCGCGCTCGCGCTTGCCAATGTCTACGGGAAAAAGATCGTCCCAAGCGGACCGATGTTCAGGTCGTTCAAGGTCGACGGGGACAAAGCGATAGTGACCTTTTCGGGCATCGGTGGCGGACTTATAGCGAGCAATGTCACGCTCGACTCATATGAATTGACGAGCGGAAAACTTTCGGGTTTCGCCGTCTGCGGCGCAGATAAGAAATTCAAATGGGCCGACGCCGTCATCAAAGGCGATAGCGTCATCTGCACAAGCAAAGAGGTGTCAAAGCCCATCAATATCCGCTATGCATGGGCCAATTTCCCGCTTGCGAATCTCTACAACAAAGAAGGCTTTCCGGCCGTTCCGTTCCGCACCGATACCTACGCACCGGGCGAAGTGCTCAAGGTCGGCGGCATTGCCATGGGAAAACCCTTTGTCTGCTCGCATCCGAATTCATCGCAGTACGCCATCGGCAGCTACGGCGGACTTACCGACGGCCTTCTTGATGACAATGCGCGCACCATATTCTCCACCGACGGTTCGATGACATTCCCCAAAAATGTGACCATCGACCTCAAGGGCTCGTTCACGGTGGATACGATACGCGTGTACAATTCGGCGCAGGGCGGCACGAAGAACGTTTCGGTGCAGGTATCATCGGACGGCGCATCGTTCACCGAGGTCGGCAAGACCGAATTCAAGAACTACACCATGGATGTGTATGAATTGAAAGGCCTTTCCCTGAAGAACGTATCGCAGGTACGGATCGTGTTCGAGAATGTCCATGAGATATCGATATGGAAGAAGGTGAACGGCTTCGTCCTCATCCGCGAGCTTGAGGTGCAGGGCATTCCCGGCAAATAG
- a CDS encoding FecR family protein: MKKFLIVLAVCGAAFGATPGATDTIAVFRSVNGTVSVESTDGKKKSPAKNGMAVAVGLLIRTAALAKAELALADGSLITIGEKSAIVLNRNLIGTKGKNNTSFGVLMGGMKLKVNKLTGSDEMKVQTPTAVAAVRGTDFEVSLASDGSTMVAVNEGKVNVKGDGSEGNVSMNESASVILGEENAGVKPMAKKDDSLDSFLKERDAAVKKDPAGTMGKMEARAGVIGEKGGSLLVNAGDASADHTALNDVYNQVKNGNESIKLLADSVLAENSENPNVKRAYNTLKRIYEANGKLEAKIAAALAKIDARVNAVNQKIDTKSKMLDSLELNK, from the coding sequence ATGAAGAAATTTCTGATCGTACTGGCAGTGTGCGGTGCAGCGTTCGGCGCAACGCCTGGTGCAACGGATACCATCGCTGTGTTCCGATCGGTCAACGGCACGGTAAGCGTGGAGTCGACGGACGGGAAGAAGAAAAGTCCCGCGAAGAACGGCATGGCGGTGGCGGTGGGCCTGCTGATACGCACGGCGGCGCTTGCAAAGGCGGAATTGGCGCTCGCCGACGGTTCGCTCATCACCATAGGCGAGAAGTCGGCCATCGTGCTCAACAGGAACCTCATCGGCACGAAGGGGAAGAACAACACGTCCTTCGGCGTCCTCATGGGCGGGATGAAGCTTAAGGTGAACAAGCTCACCGGTTCCGACGAGATGAAAGTACAGACGCCGACAGCGGTCGCGGCCGTACGCGGCACCGATTTCGAGGTGTCCCTCGCGAGCGACGGCTCTACCATGGTCGCCGTGAACGAAGGGAAGGTGAACGTCAAGGGAGACGGGAGCGAAGGGAACGTGAGCATGAATGAATCGGCGAGCGTCATTCTCGGCGAAGAGAACGCCGGCGTGAAACCGATGGCGAAAAAGGACGATTCGCTCGACTCGTTCCTGAAAGAACGCGATGCGGCGGTGAAGAAGGATCCCGCCGGGACGATGGGCAAAATGGAAGCACGTGCCGGCGTGATAGGCGAGAAGGGCGGCAGCCTCCTCGTGAATGCGGGCGACGCATCCGCCGACCATACGGCGCTCAACGACGTGTACAACCAGGTGAAGAACGGCAATGAATCAATAAAGCTGCTTGCCGACAGTGTTCTTGCCGAGAACAGCGAGAACCCGAACGTGAAGCGTGCGTACAATACGCTGAAGCGCATCTACGAAGCGAACGGGAAGCTCGAGGCGAAGATAGCCGCGGCGCTCGCAAAGATCGATGCCCGGGTGAACGCGGTCAATCAGAAGATAGACACGAAGTCGAAAATGCTCGATTCGCTCGAGCTCAATAAATAA
- a CDS encoding ABC transporter permease: MSIALALLKLRESIITGVKEIYYHKMRSFLTLLGVMLGVASLVIMMSIMEGFRVSFERMMNQMGGMARVSVYNLDQGQRGAKVYKSRGVRIDDMRTLLLENGDIIDIMVPQVTAPNYTIRRGNKSLRVWSYTALGATSDYSRISGHVIDEGRDISPLDDASFSRVCVIGSIVRSELFEEYQNPIGETIFINNIGFHIIGLYRHVSVEPPHMGEKIDTNAQARDERLKNLKTLSVRRAIVPKRGSEELWGRSLWEKYGRNNTMWHMNLNALIPFSTFQQLMKSDGRLDSIEIILRDSKNLPAYIERLRTTLRKKRGGTEDFQIKPWAERYNETNQQIQTMSLVFIIIAVIALIVGGIGIMNVILASISERIREIGVRKSVGAGNLDIFMQFLVETVMLSIFGGMFGVGLGSVLTVIIAHFIGIAGVIAPMSIIVAISSSCGIGLVFGLYPSFKAAKLDPITALRYE, translated from the coding sequence ATGAGCATCGCCCTTGCGCTCTTAAAGCTCCGCGAATCGATCATCACCGGTGTCAAAGAGATATATTATCACAAGATGCGCTCGTTCCTTACGCTCCTCGGAGTCATGCTCGGTGTGGCATCGCTCGTGATAATGATGAGCATCATGGAAGGCTTCCGCGTGAGTTTTGAGAGGATGATGAACCAGATGGGCGGCATGGCGCGCGTGTCGGTGTACAATCTCGATCAGGGGCAGCGCGGGGCCAAGGTGTACAAGTCGCGCGGCGTGCGCATCGATGACATGCGTACGCTCCTTCTGGAGAACGGCGATATCATCGATATCATGGTGCCGCAGGTGACCGCGCCGAATTACACGATACGCCGCGGCAATAAAAGCCTCCGTGTGTGGTCGTATACCGCGCTCGGGGCAACGAGCGATTACAGCCGCATATCCGGGCATGTCATCGATGAGGGGCGGGACATCTCTCCGCTCGACGACGCATCGTTCTCACGCGTATGCGTCATCGGCTCTATCGTGCGAAGCGAGCTTTTCGAGGAATATCAGAACCCCATAGGCGAGACGATATTCATCAATAATATCGGATTTCACATCATCGGGCTTTACCGGCATGTATCGGTGGAGCCGCCGCATATGGGCGAAAAGATAGACACGAACGCGCAGGCGCGCGACGAGCGGCTTAAGAATTTAAAGACGCTTTCCGTGCGTCGGGCGATTGTACCGAAACGCGGGAGTGAAGAGCTCTGGGGGCGAAGCCTCTGGGAGAAATACGGCAGGAACAATACGATGTGGCATATGAATCTCAACGCGCTCATACCGTTCTCCACCTTCCAGCAGCTCATGAAAAGCGACGGCAGGCTCGATTCCATCGAGATAATACTCAGGGACTCGAAGAATCTCCCCGCATACATAGAGCGATTAAGAACGACGCTCAGGAAGAAGCGCGGCGGTACCGAGGATTTTCAGATAAAGCCGTGGGCGGAGCGGTACAATGAGACGAATCAGCAGATACAGACGATGAGCCTCGTGTTCATCATCATCGCTGTCATTGCGCTCATCGTGGGCGGCATAGGCATCATGAACGTGATACTCGCGTCCATCTCAGAACGGATACGCGAGATAGGCGTGCGCAAGAGCGTCGGCGCCGGGAACCTCGATATTTTCATGCAATTCCTGGTGGAGACGGTCATGCTCTCCATTTTCGGGGGTATGTTCGGCGTGGGCCTCGGGAGCGTGCTGACGGTGATCATCGCGCATTTCATAGGCATTGCCGGCGTTATCGCGCCTATGTCGATAATCGTCGCAATATCATCCTCCTGCGGCATCGGCCTCGTTTTCGGCCTGTACCCGTCCTTCAAGGCCGCCAAACTCGACCCGATAACCGCATTACGGTACGAATAA
- a CDS encoding ABC transporter ATP-binding protein, whose amino-acid sequence MAKKHVRPLIELSGIGKTYAMGDSPVHALCDIDLSIARGTFSAIIGPSGSGKSTLMNIIGCLDRPTRGRYLLDGVNVAGMKPSELAHVRNRQIGFIFQNFNLLSRYNVFHNVELPLIYSGLSALERRERVLEAVARTGLTDRIRHRPSELSGGQRQRVAIARALVNRPSLILADEPTGNLDSVTGREILTIFRELVKAGNTIIIVTHDHAVAKSTQRRVVIADGRLSEAA is encoded by the coding sequence ATGGCGAAGAAGCATGTGCGTCCGCTCATCGAGCTCTCCGGTATCGGGAAGACCTACGCGATGGGTGACAGCCCCGTGCATGCGCTTTGTGATATCGATCTTTCGATAGCGCGCGGAACGTTCTCGGCGATAATCGGACCGTCGGGGAGCGGCAAATCGACGCTCATGAACATCATCGGCTGCCTCGACAGGCCGACGCGCGGGAGATATCTCCTTGACGGCGTGAACGTGGCGGGGATGAAGCCCTCCGAACTTGCGCACGTGCGGAACAGACAGATCGGTTTCATTTTCCAGAATTTCAATCTTCTCTCGCGGTACAATGTCTTTCACAATGTGGAGCTGCCGCTTATCTATTCCGGTTTAAGCGCTCTGGAGCGGCGTGAACGCGTGCTTGAGGCCGTCGCGCGGACGGGGCTTACCGACCGCATACGCCATCGCCCGAGCGAACTTTCCGGCGGACAGCGTCAGCGTGTGGCGATAGCGCGTGCGCTCGTTAACCGCCCGTCGCTCATACTTGCCGATGAACCGACGGGGAACCTCGACAGCGTTACCGGCAGGGAGATACTCACAATATTCCGCGAACTCGTCAAGGCGGGGAATACCATCATCATCGTAACGCACGATCATGCGGTTGCGAAGTCGACACAGCGACGTGTGGTTATCGCCGACGGCAGGCTTTCGGAGGCGGCATGA
- a CDS encoding efflux RND transporter periplasmic adaptor subunit: MKYILLAVLGITLLSCGAKKNIPSARGAETKGGYSIIQAGKTNITQVLEESGVVAPMTSADVASRVSGRVVRIRTREGAYVKRGMIVADVEPDLLQTKTITAVVNNYEKAKIELRTAKDDYDQKKGLYDKGFIPVNEMKRAEDALSVAEMNNKAAKDEYERSRDEIGGTSGERLGITSPLTGIVLNRYVEEGELVVGESTMRSGTKLFTIADLSRLVVKVNINEVDIFKLGVGYDVAISIAANPNERYGGRVSKIAPYAEDRSGIKIFPTEITILKEDSRLRPGMSASIKASIKAKDNVLSVPVTALFIDEGGEYVFVPGVKGVEKRMVKRGINDTKMVEIVSGLKEGEKLYSDIPYKELAQKPAYVPVGGKKD; this comes from the coding sequence ATGAAATATATCCTCCTAGCCGTCCTCGGTATAACCCTCCTCTCCTGCGGAGCGAAAAAGAACATACCGAGCGCACGCGGTGCCGAAACGAAGGGCGGATACAGCATCATTCAGGCGGGAAAGACGAACATAACGCAGGTGCTCGAGGAGAGCGGCGTTGTGGCGCCGATGACGAGCGCGGACGTTGCATCCCGGGTGAGCGGGCGTGTGGTCCGCATACGCACGCGCGAGGGAGCGTATGTTAAGCGCGGCATGATAGTCGCCGATGTCGAACCCGACCTTCTGCAGACGAAGACGATAACCGCGGTGGTGAATAATTACGAGAAGGCAAAGATAGAGCTCCGTACGGCAAAAGACGACTATGATCAGAAAAAAGGGCTGTACGATAAAGGGTTCATACCGGTGAACGAGATGAAACGCGCTGAGGATGCGCTTTCCGTTGCCGAGATGAACAATAAAGCGGCGAAGGACGAGTATGAGCGCTCTCGCGACGAGATAGGCGGTACATCCGGCGAGCGCCTCGGGATAACCTCGCCGCTGACGGGCATCGTGCTCAACCGGTATGTGGAAGAGGGCGAGCTTGTCGTGGGCGAATCGACGATGCGAAGCGGCACGAAACTTTTCACCATAGCCGATCTCTCGCGGCTCGTCGTGAAGGTGAACATCAATGAGGTCGATATATTCAAGCTCGGTGTGGGTTATGATGTGGCGATAAGCATTGCGGCGAACCCGAACGAGCGCTACGGCGGACGTGTATCGAAGATAGCACCGTATGCGGAGGACAGGAGCGGGATAAAGATATTCCCCACTGAGATCACGATACTGAAAGAGGACAGCCGGCTCCGCCCGGGGATGAGCGCGTCGATAAAGGCGAGCATCAAGGCGAAGGACAATGTCCTTTCTGTGCCGGTCACAGCGCTTTTCATCGATGAGGGCGGGGAATACGTGTTCGTGCCGGGGGTGAAGGGCGTGGAGAAGCGCATGGTGAAGCGCGGGATAAACGATACGAAGATGGTCGAGATCGTTTCGGGATTGAAGGAAGGCGAAAAGCTCTACAGCGATATACCGTACAAGGAACTCGCGCAGAAGCCGGCATATGTACCGGTCGGCGGAAAAAAGGACTGA
- a CDS encoding ACT domain-containing protein, with product MDIHYLLCAYGPDRPGIVESLSDIAVKMSFSIADSRMVLLGDHFSVLMLLAGPRENAPGMEKAMHALADLTVSVKEVHARGTKDDVLEYSVRMVGEDSKGIVHGVTTYLKDHRINVLSLDTAVGRAPHSGTPLFKMTMVLEVPKSMNLRELKSGLIALSDRLNMDIDIEPFGI from the coding sequence ATGGATATCCACTATCTTCTCTGCGCGTACGGCCCCGACAGACCGGGCATTGTGGAATCGCTCTCGGATATTGCGGTGAAGATGAGCTTCAGCATTGCGGATTCGCGCATGGTGCTCCTTGGCGACCACTTCTCCGTGCTCATGCTGCTTGCGGGCCCGCGTGAGAATGCGCCCGGCATGGAGAAGGCCATGCATGCGCTTGCCGATCTTACGGTGAGCGTGAAAGAAGTGCATGCCCGCGGCACAAAGGACGATGTGCTTGAGTATTCGGTGCGCATGGTCGGCGAGGACAGCAAGGGCATCGTGCACGGGGTAACGACATACCTCAAGGATCACCGCATCAATGTGCTCTCGCTCGATACCGCTGTCGGCCGCGCGCCGCATTCGGGCACTCCTCTCTTCAAGATGACCATGGTGCTTGAAGTGCCGAAATCGATGAACCTTCGCGAATTGAAAAGCGGCCTTATCGCCCTGAGCGACAGGCTCAACATGGACATCGATATCGAGCCCTTCGGCATCTGA
- a CDS encoding glycosyl hydrolase, with product MTSLNRNDFRDPPPAWRSVPFWSLNDDLAPGEIERQLIAFKKGGFGGSYLHSRIGLLTEYLGDDWWKAMDAGVKASEKLGIEAWFYDEDKWPSGFAGGIVPLASEDYHARYIVRLVKGDAVPPHGELLTEDERYQYYSCKAKMGNAWFNGTCWVDLMNPATVKAFIDSSYKPYAERYRSKIGKSVHGIFTDEPQISPRNECRNTGSLPYSPLTRDAFKAQHGYDFVGNIASLFDDVGDFASVRYDYFRTISRQFEMSFSKQIGDYCESTGLTWTGHFNGENSFRTVMLNVGNMMAHYRHMQRPGIDHLGLHISGVVFMMKSLSSVANQYGRDRRLSEMFGISGQNMNFEDRKWIADCHAVLGVNHICPHLSLYSMKGCRKRDYPPTISPQQPYWSFNKPVEDYMARTSYLSSVGTYAAEMLVLVPLESAYVDYANGTEPGKTGDERFNAFTRTLDTLLAHQRDYDLGDEEIISEKGMVKDDALQIGDMQYRAVMLPYLRTIRASTIAVLEKFAAEKGIILAAGALPDLVDGRKNDDMIRRLTAITRVLPENDVAAALAAAVPPRVNVVGTNKANVWVSRRLLPGGSMTMFFNRSRLENADVSVTLCDMENPVLWDPASGECFSLDVKDGSVRVTLAPAQSVFIATGSASKTKIAGRYCSASKGEIAAALSGVWRGKRLDPNAITLDFARYSISGASFSAAEPVLGIHERLTRQVYNGTLMLAFDVAVETTPKNCALVIEQPEMYTSITVNGSTVAFGKDIYRDISFRKTDVTKHMKSGTNTVELSLDYTPPKPTSRDARERYGSEIESIYLIGDFGVRANASAVPARSIRNERGDLPARPVHRFSSFSIVDEREEFDGDLAVSGYPFYAGAFELKRSFTLTPEKGRRYVLTFPDAEATVITAVVNGKKLPPTAWSPWEIDITSAVRAGENSMTLTLVNSLRNLLGPHHHIGGELIAVGPVSFTGRGGWPSLTDGDNDWFDVRKNGTTKIWTDDYHHIPFGLLTPSVIEMR from the coding sequence ATGACAAGCTTGAACCGTAACGATTTTCGCGATCCCCCGCCCGCATGGCGTTCCGTGCCGTTCTGGTCGCTCAACGATGACCTTGCTCCCGGAGAGATCGAGCGTCAGCTCATCGCGTTCAAGAAAGGCGGTTTCGGCGGCTCGTATCTGCACAGCCGCATAGGCCTTCTCACCGAGTATCTCGGTGACGACTGGTGGAAGGCGATGGATGCCGGCGTAAAAGCGAGCGAGAAGCTCGGGATAGAGGCGTGGTTCTACGATGAGGACAAATGGCCGAGCGGTTTTGCCGGCGGCATAGTGCCGCTTGCGAGCGAGGACTATCACGCGCGTTATATCGTCCGGCTTGTGAAAGGCGATGCCGTTCCCCCGCATGGCGAACTCCTGACTGAAGATGAGCGGTATCAGTACTACTCATGCAAGGCAAAGATGGGCAATGCCTGGTTCAACGGCACCTGCTGGGTCGATCTTATGAATCCTGCCACCGTGAAGGCATTCATCGATTCAAGCTATAAGCCGTACGCTGAGCGGTATCGATCGAAGATAGGGAAGTCGGTGCACGGGATTTTTACCGATGAGCCGCAGATATCGCCGCGCAATGAATGCCGCAACACCGGTTCGCTCCCGTATTCGCCGCTGACGCGCGATGCGTTCAAGGCACAGCACGGCTATGATTTTGTGGGGAACATCGCTTCGCTCTTCGACGATGTCGGTGATTTCGCTTCGGTGCGATATGATTATTTCCGTACGATAAGCAGACAATTCGAGATGAGTTTCTCCAAGCAGATAGGCGACTATTGCGAGTCTACCGGGCTTACGTGGACCGGTCACTTCAACGGCGAGAATTCCTTCCGCACGGTCATGCTCAATGTCGGCAATATGATGGCGCATTATCGGCACATGCAGCGGCCGGGCATCGATCATCTGGGCCTCCATATTTCGGGCGTCGTCTTCATGATGAAAAGTCTCTCGAGCGTGGCCAATCAATACGGGCGCGACAGACGGCTTTCGGAGATGTTCGGTATCAGCGGACAGAACATGAATTTCGAGGACAGGAAGTGGATAGCGGATTGCCACGCGGTGCTCGGCGTCAATCACATCTGCCCGCATCTTTCGCTTTACAGCATGAAGGGATGCAGAAAGCGCGATTATCCCCCCACGATATCGCCGCAGCAGCCGTACTGGAGCTTCAACAAGCCGGTTGAAGACTACATGGCGCGCACAAGTTATCTTTCGAGTGTCGGGACCTACGCCGCTGAAATGCTCGTGCTTGTCCCTCTTGAAAGCGCATATGTCGATTATGCGAACGGTACGGAGCCGGGAAAGACCGGCGATGAGCGTTTCAATGCGTTCACGCGTACGCTCGATACGCTCCTTGCGCATCAGCGCGATTATGACCTCGGCGATGAAGAGATCATCTCCGAGAAGGGCATGGTGAAGGATGATGCGCTCCAAATCGGCGATATGCAATACCGCGCGGTGATGCTGCCGTATCTGCGGACGATCCGGGCAAGCACCATCGCTGTCCTTGAAAAATTCGCCGCCGAGAAGGGCATTATCCTTGCCGCGGGGGCGCTCCCCGATCTCGTCGACGGCAGAAAGAACGATGACATGATACGGCGTCTTACGGCGATAACGCGTGTGCTCCCGGAGAACGATGTCGCCGCCGCTCTTGCCGCTGCCGTACCGCCGCGGGTGAACGTGGTCGGAACGAATAAAGCGAACGTGTGGGTCTCCCGCCGGCTTCTTCCCGGCGGAAGCATGACCATGTTCTTCAACCGCTCACGGCTCGAAAATGCCGATGTGTCGGTCACGCTTTGTGATATGGAGAACCCTGTACTTTGGGATCCCGCATCGGGTGAATGCTTTTCGCTCGATGTGAAGGACGGCTCCGTTCGCGTAACGCTTGCGCCCGCGCAAAGCGTTTTCATTGCAACGGGGAGTGCATCGAAGACGAAGATAGCCGGGCGCTACTGTTCGGCATCGAAGGGGGAGATAGCAGCAGCGCTTTCGGGTGTCTGGCGCGGCAAGCGTCTCGACCCCAATGCGATAACCCTTGATTTCGCGCGGTATTCGATCAGCGGCGCTTCCTTTTCCGCGGCGGAACCGGTGCTCGGCATACATGAACGACTTACACGCCAGGTGTATAATGGAACGCTGATGCTGGCATTCGATGTTGCTGTTGAGACTACGCCGAAGAACTGTGCACTCGTCATCGAGCAGCCGGAAATGTACACGAGCATTACGGTCAACGGCAGCACGGTCGCTTTCGGCAAGGATATCTATCGCGATATCTCGTTCCGAAAGACCGATGTAACGAAGCACATGAAGTCCGGGACCAATACGGTTGAGCTCTCGCTCGATTACACGCCGCCGAAACCGACAAGCCGCGACGCGCGTGAGCGCTACGGAAGCGAGATAGAAAGCATCTATCTCATCGGTGATTTCGGTGTGCGGGCGAACGCATCCGCCGTGCCGGCGCGCTCTATCCGCAATGAACGCGGCGATCTGCCCGCCCGCCCCGTGCATCGATTCTCATCGTTCAGCATTGTCGATGAGCGCGAGGAATTCGACGGCGATCTCGCTGTGTCGGGTTATCCGTTCTATGCAGGCGCTTTCGAATTGAAGCGTTCGTTCACGCTTACGCCGGAGAAGGGCAGGCGATATGTCCTCACATTCCCGGACGCAGAAGCGACGGTCATCACTGCTGTTGTGAACGGGAAGAAACTTCCGCCGACGGCATGGAGCCCGTGGGAGATCGATATCACCAGCGCCGTGCGTGCGGGTGAGAATTCGATGACGCTTACGCTCGTCAACTCACTGCGAAATCTCCTCGGGCCGCATCATCATATCGGCGGGGAGCTCATCGCGGTCGGTCCCGTGTCGTTCACCGGCCGGGGCGGGTGGCCGTCGCTCACTGACGGAGATAATGACTGGTTCGATGTGCGGAAGAACGGCACGACGAAGATATGGACGGATGACTATCATCATATCCCGTTCGGACTGCTCACGCCGTCCGTTATCGAGATGCGATGA
- a CDS encoding helix-turn-helix transcriptional regulator has protein sequence MQHVVFLLLALSYTAGLASLMLTLARYLARHDVTSRRGIVFMASATASVISITLNYYMTLIGGFPSNPIMLYVTDIGLAIIVFALPAYAHSLSGFAYARIADKVCALFSAFVCLLITASYFFPNAVSMLMWLPPFVLGLTVLYTAGIGIAHILIGARGDVFAQRLFTAALVGGILIWLLLELVQPIKNALGDIPSAVVALVAFYFLASSLLLFAGIRGIMHTRSAPIAEAAARYGLTSREAQIIEMLASGESYKAIADVFGITMPTVKTHVSKIYEKTGVRSKSALVHKFARSEAAH, from the coding sequence ATGCAGCACGTCGTATTCCTATTACTCGCCCTTTCGTATACGGCGGGGCTGGCATCGCTCATGCTCACGCTCGCGCGTTACCTCGCGCGGCATGATGTCACGTCGCGGCGGGGCATCGTTTTCATGGCGAGCGCCACCGCATCGGTGATATCGATAACGCTCAATTACTATATGACGCTCATCGGCGGTTTTCCCTCCAATCCGATAATGCTGTACGTTACGGACATCGGCCTTGCGATAATCGTGTTCGCGCTTCCCGCATACGCACATTCGCTTTCGGGCTTCGCCTATGCGCGCATCGCGGATAAGGTCTGTGCTCTGTTCTCCGCGTTCGTGTGCCTCCTCATCACGGCTTCCTATTTCTTCCCGAATGCGGTGTCCATGCTCATGTGGCTGCCCCCGTTCGTGCTGGGGCTTACGGTGCTGTATACGGCGGGCATCGGCATCGCGCATATTCTCATCGGTGCGCGCGGGGACGTGTTCGCACAGCGCCTTTTCACTGCGGCACTTGTCGGCGGCATATTGATATGGCTTCTTCTCGAGCTTGTGCAGCCGATAAAGAACGCGCTCGGGGATATTCCGTCAGCGGTCGTAGCGCTTGTCGCGTTCTATTTCCTCGCAAGTTCGCTCCTTCTCTTCGCGGGCATACGCGGCATCATGCATACTCGTTCCGCCCCGATAGCCGAAGCGGCGGCGCGCTACGGGCTTACCTCACGCGAGGCGCAGATAATCGAGATGCTCGCGAGCGGGGAAAGCTACAAGGCCATCGCCGATGTGTTCGGGATAACGATGCCCACGGTGAAAACGCATGTGAGCAAAATATATGAAAAGACCGGTGTCCGGAGCAAGTCCGCGCTTGTGCATAAATTCGCCCGTTCGGAAGCGGCGCACTAA